CCCAGGGGGTGCTTCGCGAAGCTCGAGGCCGTTCGGCGGCTCGTCGGAGAGCCCCCGGGCAACGGTGGCTAGTGGAAGCCAGTTCACAGAGGGGCGCGTCCAGCATGGTCGAGATCGTCTGGGAGTTCGTCGTGAAAGAGGAGGCCCGAGGCCAGTTCGAGCTGGCGTATGGCCCAGGCGGCGCGTGGAGCAACCTGTTTGCACGGTACCCGGGCTTCCGTGGCACCACCCTGCTGCGCGACACGAAGAATCCGCGGCGGTATCTGGCGATCGACCTCTGGGAGACAGGTGCCCAGCGGCAGCAGGTGCTGGCCGAACGCA
This window of the Anaerolineales bacterium genome carries:
- a CDS encoding antibiotic biosynthesis monooxygenase, yielding MVEIVWEFVVKEEARGQFELAYGPGGAWSNLFARYPGFRGTTLLRDTKNPRRYLAIDLWETGAQRQQVLAERKAEYSRLDAAFADWIESRTEVGIFSILAEATVRPLGRAARTKAGEAGRRSRRTTR